A section of the Streptomyces sp. SLBN-118 genome encodes:
- a CDS encoding sporulation protein: MGFKKLLASLGAGGASVETVLIEANVVPGGVVQGEVRIQGGSVDQQIEGLSVGLQARVEVEGGDQEVKQDIEFTKQRLGGAFEVKAGAVHVVPFGLEIPWETPVTSIAGQQLRGMNIGVTTELEIARALDSGDLDPINVHPLPSQQAILDAFIQLGFRFKSADMERGHIRGTRQRLPFYQEIEFFPPQQYRGLNQVELTFVADDREMDVILEMDKKPGLFSEGSDSYKAFKVGHHDFHSTDWAAFLNQWLADVGGRRNWF, encoded by the coding sequence ATGGGGTTCAAGAAGCTGCTCGCGAGCCTGGGCGCCGGTGGCGCATCCGTCGAGACGGTGCTCATCGAGGCGAACGTCGTACCGGGCGGTGTCGTCCAGGGCGAGGTGCGCATCCAGGGCGGCTCGGTGGACCAGCAGATCGAGGGACTCTCCGTCGGTCTGCAGGCGCGGGTCGAGGTCGAGGGTGGTGACCAGGAGGTCAAGCAGGACATCGAGTTCACCAAGCAGCGGCTCGGTGGCGCTTTCGAGGTGAAGGCCGGGGCGGTGCATGTGGTGCCGTTCGGCCTCGAGATTCCGTGGGAAACCCCGGTCACCAGCATCGCGGGGCAGCAGCTGCGCGGGATGAACATCGGTGTGACGACGGAGCTGGAGATCGCGCGGGCCCTGGACTCGGGCGACCTGGACCCGATCAATGTGCACCCGCTGCCGTCGCAGCAGGCCATCCTGGACGCCTTCATCCAGCTGGGCTTCCGCTTCAAGAGCGCGGACATGGAGCGCGGGCACATCCGTGGGACGCGGCAGCGGCTGCCGTTCTACCAGGAGATCGAGTTCTTCCCGCCGCAGCAGTACCGCGGGCTGAACCAGGTCGAGCTGACCTTTGTCGCTGACGACCGCGAGATGGACGTGATCCTCGAGATGGACAAGAAGCCGGGTCTTTTCAGCGAGGGCAGCGACTCGTACAAGGCCTTCAAGGTGGGGCACCACGACTTCCACTCGACCGACTGGGCTGCGTTCCTCAACCAGTGGCTGGCGGACGTCGGCGGGCGTCGTAACTGGTTCTAG
- a CDS encoding YbhB/YbcL family Raf kinase inhibitor-like protein, whose product MTELNRAPLPHDFHPAVPSFTVVSDDIAPGSVLKDAQVYAAGNTSPHLRWEGFPAETKSFAVTCFDPDAPTGSGFWHWVLFDIPASVTELPAGAGSGKFAGLPEGAVQVRNDYGSKDFGGAAPPAGERHRYVFTVYAVDKQKLGPGADVSPAVAGLNLRFHAIARAHLMAEYEGPSKS is encoded by the coding sequence GTGACCGAGCTCAACAGGGCGCCCCTTCCACACGACTTCCATCCCGCGGTGCCGTCGTTCACGGTGGTGAGCGACGACATCGCGCCGGGGTCGGTGCTGAAGGACGCCCAGGTCTATGCGGCGGGCAACACGTCGCCGCATCTGCGGTGGGAGGGTTTCCCGGCGGAGACCAAGAGCTTTGCCGTGACGTGCTTCGATCCGGACGCGCCCACGGGCAGCGGGTTCTGGCACTGGGTGCTCTTCGACATCCCGGCATCGGTCACGGAGCTGCCGGCCGGTGCGGGCAGCGGAAAGTTCGCGGGGCTGCCCGAGGGCGCCGTCCAGGTCCGTAACGACTACGGGTCGAAGGATTTCGGCGGCGCTGCTCCCCCGGCGGGCGAGAGGCACCGCTATGTGTTCACGGTGTACGCGGTTGACAAGCAGAAGCTCGGCCCCGGTGCGGACGTCTCGCCGGCGGTCGCGGGCCTCAATCTCCGCTTCCACGCGATTGCGCGTGCACACCTGATGGCGGAGTACGAAGGTCCTTCGAAGAGCTGA
- a CDS encoding DNA-3-methyladenine glycosylase: MIESPDRTPLPREFFDRPVLEVAPELLGCTLARLTDDGPIEVRLTEVEAYAGELDPGSHAYRGRTARNQVMFGPPGHAYVYFTYGMWHCLNVVCGPEGRASGILLRAGEILVGADHARKRRFSARHDKELAKGPARLATALDVDRVLNGADLCAGGDAPLALLRGTPPDPDLVRSGPRTGVGGDGAHHPWRFWIVDDPTVSPYRAHMRRRRAT, encoded by the coding sequence ATGATCGAGAGCCCCGACCGTACGCCGCTGCCCCGGGAGTTCTTCGACCGCCCAGTGCTGGAGGTCGCACCCGAACTCCTTGGCTGCACCCTGGCACGCCTCACCGACGACGGACCCATCGAGGTACGGCTCACCGAAGTGGAGGCGTACGCGGGGGAACTCGACCCGGGGTCCCACGCGTACCGCGGACGCACCGCGCGAAACCAGGTGATGTTCGGCCCGCCCGGTCACGCGTACGTCTACTTCACCTATGGCATGTGGCACTGCCTCAACGTGGTGTGCGGCCCGGAAGGAAGGGCGAGCGGGATCCTGCTGCGCGCCGGCGAAATCCTTGTGGGCGCCGACCACGCCCGCAAACGTCGGTTCTCGGCCCGTCACGACAAGGAACTGGCCAAAGGCCCCGCACGCCTGGCCACGGCCCTCGATGTGGACCGTGTCCTGAACGGCGCCGACCTCTGCGCCGGCGGCGACGCACCCTTGGCTCTGCTGCGGGGCACCCCGCCCGACCCTGACCTGGTGCGCAGCGGCCCCCGCACCGGGGTTGGCGGCGACGGGGCACACCACCCCTGGCGCTTCTGGATCGTGGACGACCCGACGGTCAGCCCTTACCGGGCCCATATGCGGCGGCGCAGGGCAACTTGA
- a CDS encoding HNH endonuclease, with product MRDTLVLNASFEPLSTVTLNRAVVLVLQDKAVVEQAHPGLRVRAAAVDLPVPRVIRLCRYVRVPFRRQAPWSRRGVLVRDQHRCAYCGRRATTVDHVVPRSHGGQDSWLNTVASCAEDNHRKADRTPEQAGMPLLHEPFVPSPADAMLLGLRAGERSALPEWLAAPAA from the coding sequence ATGCGGGACACGCTGGTACTGAATGCGAGCTTCGAGCCGCTGTCGACGGTGACACTCAACCGCGCGGTGGTTCTGGTGCTGCAGGACAAGGCCGTCGTCGAGCAGGCCCACCCCGGACTCCGTGTGCGTGCCGCGGCAGTTGATCTTCCGGTGCCCCGGGTGATCAGGCTCTGCCGGTATGTCCGGGTGCCTTTCCGAAGACAGGCACCCTGGTCGAGGCGTGGTGTGCTGGTACGGGACCAGCACCGGTGCGCGTACTGCGGAAGACGCGCCACGACCGTGGACCACGTGGTGCCACGGTCGCACGGCGGTCAGGACAGCTGGCTGAATACGGTGGCTTCCTGCGCCGAGGACAATCACCGCAAGGCCGACCGTACGCCGGAGCAGGCCGGAATGCCGCTGCTGCACGAGCCGTTCGTACCCTCTCCGGCGGACGCGATGCTGCTCGGGCTGCGGGCCGGTGAGCGCTCGGCGCTGCCGGAGTGGCTGGCGGCGCCCGCCGCGTAA